The following coding sequences are from one Lolium rigidum isolate FL_2022 chromosome 6, APGP_CSIRO_Lrig_0.1, whole genome shotgun sequence window:
- the LOC124668092 gene encoding uncharacterized protein LOC124668092, which translates to MQARALPPCLPGAGLSAGTVGKRAPAVRVRAVDGPSAAAAVADLPPAEVTWQIVVGAVAGVTPFVVAGVEFGKRIIEQKKCEVCGGSGLVMKNDLYVRCQGCGGFLPWQSWRRFFKG; encoded by the exons ATGCAGGCGCGCGCGCTTCCCCCGTGCCTGCCGGGCGCCGGGCTCTCAGCCGGCACCGTCGGCAAGAGGGCTCCCGCGGTCCGCGTCCGAGCCGTCGATGGGCCTTCCGCGGCAGCCGCCGTCGCGGACCTCCCGCCGGCGGAGGTCACCTGGCAGATCGTCGTCGGCGCCGTAG CTGGAGTGACGCCCTTCGTCGTTGCAGGCGTCGAGTTCGGCAAAAGAATT ATTGAGCAAAAGAAATGCGAGGTCTGCGGAGGGTCTGGCCTTGTGATGAAGAACGATCTGTATGTCCGATGCCAAGGGTGTG GTGGTTTTCTGCCATGGCAATCGTGGAGGAGATTCTTCAAAGGCTGA